The Lujinxingia vulgaris genome segment GTGTTGTGCCCCGGATGCTCAGCGGCGTACGCTCGGCGACTTCGGCAACCTCGATGATCGCGGCTTGATGGAGATATGGAATGGTGAAGCCTACCGCGAGCTTGTCTCGACGTACCGCAACCGCTCACTGTGCCTCAGTTGCAACATGCGCAAGCTCGCGGGAGGTAAAGTTTGAGTTGGCAAACCTTTCGCGTTTCCTCCTGCGGAACGCATCACATCAAAGAACAGGGGCAGCCCGCGTACGAGGCACGTTTTGATGAGGTGCTGAAGTTTCATGCACCGGGGCTGGCCCCCGTTCAGCGTGGTGGTGAAGCGTGGCACGTGAGGTGCGACGGAACGCCAGCATATCGAAGGCGTTTTCGCAGGACCTTTGGATTCTATGAGGGGCTGGCCGCGGTTGAAGGGCCGGACGGAGCGCACCACATCGGGGCAGAAGGCCAAGATGCGTATAGCGAGAAGTATGACTGGTGCGGCAACTTCCAACAGGGTCGATGCACCGTTCGCAACAAGGACAACACCTACCACCACATAACGCGCGAAGGCGTCGCCGCCTACTCTGCCCGATGGTGCTACGCGGGCGATTATCGCGACGGGATTGCGGTCGTGCAGGCGGCCTGCGGGCACTCAACGCACGTTGATCTTAACGGGATATTGTTACACGGGGTTTGGTTCGTTGACCTCGACATCTTTCATAAAGGTTACGCGCGCGCGCGGGACGATGAGGGTTGGATGCACGTAAACCTCCAGGGGCGACCTGCCTATAGGCGACGTTTCCAGGCGGTTGAGCCGTTCTATAATGGGCAAGCGCGAGTGGAGCGATTTGACGGCGCGCTCGAGGTCATTGACGAAAGTGGGACAACACTTGTTGAGCTGCGACCGGCCAGGCAATCGGAATTCGCGAGTTTGTCCCGAGACATGGTTGGTTTCTGGCGAACGCAGACAATCGGCACGGCAGTGAGCCTGGGCGTCATTGAGGCTTTGCCAGCAACCCGGCAGGCGGTCGCGGACCGTTGTAACCTCAGCACCGACGGCACGCAGCGACTTTTGAGAGCTCTGGGAGAACTGGGGCTTGCCGTTCAAGACGGTGAGTATTGGAAGCTCACGATGCGGGGTGGGCTGCTCCGGGCCGATCATTCCCTTACGCTGGCCGATGCGGCTATCGAGTACGCAGGACCTTTGTCGACGATGTGGCGAGGTCTCCCCGATGCCCTTCGGAAGAACACCAACTGGACCGCGCCCGACGTGTTCGGTGAGGTCGGGCGTGATGAAAAACGGCGCGTTGGTCATCATCGCATGCTTCGCAGTTACGCACGGCACGACTACACCGAAGTCTGCCTCGCACTCGGTCTCACCGGCGATGAACACATCATTGACGCAGGTGGGGGCGTCGGTGTGCTAGCCCAGCTGATACTCTCGGCTCACCCCAACGCCGAGGTCACGGTATTGGAACGCGCTGAGGTGGTGGCGATGGCGAATGCCGTGACTCCCGGATTGCGTTGGCGGAGCGGCAACCTGTTCGAGCCCTGGGAAATCGAAGGCGACGCGGTGCTCTTGTCACGCGTGCTGCATGATTGGGATGACCTTGATGCGATTCGGATTCTCACACATGCACGAGCCTCTCTCCCTG includes the following:
- a CDS encoding methyltransferase, which gives rise to MSWQTFRVSSCGTHHIKEQGQPAYEARFDEVLKFHAPGLAPVQRGGEAWHVRCDGTPAYRRRFRRTFGFYEGLAAVEGPDGAHHIGAEGQDAYSEKYDWCGNFQQGRCTVRNKDNTYHHITREGVAAYSARWCYAGDYRDGIAVVQAACGHSTHVDLNGILLHGVWFVDLDIFHKGYARARDDEGWMHVNLQGRPAYRRRFQAVEPFYNGQARVERFDGALEVIDESGTTLVELRPARQSEFASLSRDMVGFWRTQTIGTAVSLGVIEALPATRQAVADRCNLSTDGTQRLLRALGELGLAVQDGEYWKLTMRGGLLRADHSLTLADAAIEYAGPLSTMWRGLPDALRKNTNWTAPDVFGEVGRDEKRRVGHHRMLRSYARHDYTEVCLALGLTGDEHIIDAGGGVGVLAQLILSAHPNAEVTVLERAEVVAMANAVTPGLRWRSGNLFEPWEIEGDAVLLSRVLHDWDDLDAIRILTHARASLPAGGRIYIVEMLVPEESVAGALCDLHLLMATGGRERSSEQIGELLLAAGFELSTVRRLPALPSVAVGVAL